A portion of the Intestinibacillus sp. Marseille-P6563 genome contains these proteins:
- a CDS encoding PTS mannitol transporter subunit IICB, translating into MRSKLQAFGGFLTAMVIPNMSAFIAWGFITALFLETGWVPNEHLAQLIAPMLNYLLPLLLAYTGGCLIYDKRGGVAGAIGTIGLIIGADIAMFLGAMIMGPLSAWIIKKFDKMVEKKIPTGLEMVINNFSLGIIGFFLCIGSFLFIGPLIEQANTLVSFLIQQLVKTGFLPILSLVNEPAKVLFLNNVIDQGIYYPLGMQQTMEFGKSIYFMVASNPGAGLGLLIAYAMFGKGDAKRSAPGAMIVHFLGGIHEIYFPYVLMNPILIVAMILGNGAGTLVFSLLDVGLVAGPSPGSIFAYLMLTPKGDFLGVAAGVIVAIVVSFLVASAILKMSRETTDEQLAASRAQSKAMKQEGKDLLNDALKTQTPVAVQAPVHFIAFACDAGMGSSSMGANTFRKKLAAAGVENLEVKHFAIEHVPSEADVIVVHENLVDRVRMTWPNKRIVSIKTYMGDKALDALLQELVAQQKEGVSS; encoded by the coding sequence ATGCGAAGCAAGTTACAGGCCTTTGGCGGCTTTTTGACCGCCATGGTCATCCCTAACATGAGCGCATTCATCGCTTGGGGATTCATCACGGCACTGTTTTTGGAGACTGGCTGGGTGCCGAATGAACATCTGGCGCAGTTGATCGCCCCAATGCTGAACTATCTGTTGCCCTTGTTGCTGGCTTATACCGGCGGCTGCCTGATTTATGATAAGCGCGGCGGTGTGGCAGGTGCGATCGGCACCATTGGCCTGATCATTGGCGCTGATATCGCCATGTTCCTGGGTGCAATGATTATGGGTCCCCTGAGTGCCTGGATCATCAAAAAGTTCGACAAAATGGTAGAGAAGAAGATTCCGACCGGCTTGGAAATGGTCATCAATAACTTCTCCCTGGGCATTATTGGTTTCTTCCTGTGCATTGGTTCGTTCTTGTTCATCGGGCCGCTGATCGAACAGGCCAACACCCTGGTTTCGTTCCTGATTCAGCAGCTTGTTAAAACCGGGTTCCTGCCCATCCTTTCTCTGGTCAACGAACCGGCCAAGGTTCTGTTCCTCAATAACGTCATCGACCAGGGTATCTATTATCCGTTGGGCATGCAGCAGACCATGGAGTTTGGCAAATCCATTTACTTTATGGTTGCGTCCAACCCGGGTGCGGGTCTTGGTCTGCTCATCGCCTATGCGATGTTCGGCAAGGGTGACGCCAAGCGTTCGGCGCCTGGTGCTATGATCGTCCACTTCCTGGGCGGCATTCACGAGATCTATTTCCCCTATGTGCTGATGAATCCGATACTTATTGTTGCGATGATCCTCGGCAACGGCGCTGGTACGCTGGTGTTCTCGCTGCTGGATGTCGGCTTGGTTGCTGGTCCCAGCCCTGGATCGATCTTCGCTTATCTGATGCTCACTCCCAAGGGCGATTTCCTTGGCGTGGCAGCTGGTGTCATTGTGGCTATTGTTGTCAGCTTCCTGGTGGCATCGGCCATTCTCAAAATGTCCCGCGAAACCACCGACGAACAGCTTGCTGCTTCGCGTGCCCAGTCCAAGGCTATGAAGCAGGAGGGCAAGGATCTGTTAAACGATGCTTTGAAGACGCAGACGCCGGTAGCCGTCCAGGCACCTGTACATTTTATTGCCTTTGCCTGCGATGCCGGTATGGGAAGCAGCAGCATGGGCGCAAATACCTTCCGCAAAAAGCTGGCAGCAGCCGGGGTCGAAAATCTGGAGGTCAAACATTTTGCGATTGAGCATGTACCTTCGGAAGCTGATGTGATCGTGGTGCATGAAAATCTGGTTGATCGTGTACGAATGACTTGGCCCAACAAACGCATTGTGTCGATCAAGACCTATATGGGAGATAAGGCGCTCGATGCACTGTTGCAAGAATTGGTGGCCCAGCAAAAAGAGGGGGTTTCCTCATGA
- a CDS encoding YhcH/YjgK/YiaL family protein, protein MIFGNVRNLHEYPFLEQAVQACFEYAKTHDLRAMEKGSHPIQGDDLFVNLVEYTTTDADKRFWEAHRQYLDLHFMLQGEEQIDLNFIENLEQGEFVPKDDFLPLQGEKNSQVVLREGDFLLCFPHDAHRTAVAVQQPCAIRKAIFKIKI, encoded by the coding sequence ATGATTTTCGGAAATGTACGCAATCTGCATGAATATCCCTTCCTGGAGCAGGCCGTCCAGGCGTGCTTTGAGTATGCCAAGACCCATGACCTTCGCGCCATGGAAAAAGGCAGCCATCCCATCCAGGGTGACGACCTGTTCGTCAATCTGGTGGAATACACCACGACCGATGCGGACAAGCGCTTCTGGGAGGCGCACCGCCAATATCTCGACCTGCATTTCATGCTGCAAGGCGAAGAACAGATCGACCTGAACTTCATCGAAAATCTGGAACAGGGCGAATTTGTTCCCAAGGATGATTTTCTGCCGCTGCAAGGCGAGAAAAACAGCCAGGTCGTTTTGCGGGAAGGGGATTTCCTCCTTTGTTTCCCGCACGATGCCCACCGGACCGCGGTTGCCGTCCAGCAGCCGTGTGCCATCCGCAAGGCAATTTTCAAAATCAAGATCTAA
- a CDS encoding nucleoside/nucleotide kinase family protein, protein MSGVPKPFQMTVNGLMTEIFYPQQTMDTVFLPLLRRWTALWEQKKRRVIVYLAAPPGVGKTTTALFLEQLSRQTAGVHPVQAIGLDGFHYHQEYILSHTVWDGEREVPMRDIKGCPETFDIEKLHRKLVALQTQDVKWPIYDRTLHDVVEDSLHVTGDIVLLEGNWLLLDEGRWAALTAYCDDTVFIEAQADLLEERLIRRKIQGGLCPADARAFYERSDRKNVERVLGGHKKANICLRMEEDGSYTMLP, encoded by the coding sequence ATGAGCGGCGTACCAAAGCCCTTTCAGATGACCGTGAACGGGCTGATGACCGAAATTTTTTACCCACAGCAAACCATGGATACGGTATTTTTGCCGCTTCTGCGGCGATGGACGGCGCTGTGGGAGCAGAAAAAGCGACGCGTGATCGTTTATTTGGCCGCACCTCCGGGTGTGGGAAAGACGACAACCGCTTTGTTTTTAGAGCAGCTTTCCCGGCAGACCGCGGGGGTGCACCCAGTGCAGGCCATCGGTTTGGACGGTTTCCATTACCATCAGGAATATATTTTGTCCCACACAGTATGGGACGGGGAACGCGAGGTTCCCATGCGCGATATTAAAGGTTGTCCGGAAACCTTTGATATAGAAAAACTGCACCGCAAGCTGGTGGCCTTGCAGACACAGGACGTAAAGTGGCCAATTTACGACCGAACGCTGCATGATGTGGTCGAGGACAGCTTGCATGTGACGGGAGACATCGTTCTGCTTGAGGGGAACTGGCTGTTGCTGGACGAAGGCCGGTGGGCTGCATTGACCGCCTACTGTGATGACACGGTTTTCATCGAGGCGCAAGCAGATTTGCTGGAGGAACGGCTCATCCGCCGCAAGATTCAAGGGGGACTGTGTCCTGCCGACGCCCGCGCCTTTTATGAACGCAGCGACCGCAAAAATGTAGAACGTGTACTCGGCGGCCACAAAAAGGCAAATATTTGCCTGCGTATGGAGGAGGATGGCAGCTATACCATGCTGCCATAA
- a CDS encoding MurR/RpiR family transcriptional regulator — protein MEYYVKSIIPILKMNYDKFTPLEKNIADFFIGNKERVDLSSKAVAERLYISEASLSRFAKKCGYRGYREFIYQYESTFVGNRESMTGNTRMILNAYQELLNKTYSMIDETQIDRISRAMDKAERVVVGGSGSSGQAAAEMEMRFMRIGVNIDSIQDGDLMRMRAVFQDARSLVFGISVSGETDSVLYLLRESHWRGAKTVLITAEKKEEFSEFCNEVVCMPSLRYLNQGNLISPQFPILVMVDILYAHYAALDKGKKELLHDDTLRALDGGKRRQPISGVK, from the coding sequence ATGGAATATTACGTCAAGTCCATCATACCGATTCTCAAGATGAATTATGACAAATTTACGCCCCTGGAAAAGAACATCGCCGATTTCTTTATCGGCAACAAGGAGCGTGTCGACCTGTCTTCCAAAGCTGTGGCCGAACGGCTGTATATTTCCGAGGCATCCCTGTCCCGATTCGCCAAAAAATGCGGATATCGCGGGTATCGGGAGTTTATTTATCAATATGAATCCACCTTTGTGGGCAACCGGGAATCCATGACCGGCAATACCCGCATGATTTTAAACGCCTATCAGGAGCTGCTCAACAAAACATACAGCATGATTGACGAAACTCAAATCGATCGCATCAGCCGGGCCATGGACAAGGCTGAGCGGGTTGTGGTGGGCGGTTCAGGTAGTTCCGGACAGGCCGCCGCCGAAATGGAGATGCGTTTTATGCGCATTGGCGTCAATATCGACTCCATTCAGGATGGTGACCTGATGCGGATGCGCGCGGTGTTTCAAGACGCACGCAGTCTGGTGTTTGGCATCAGCGTGAGCGGTGAAACCGATTCGGTACTGTATCTGCTGCGTGAGTCGCATTGGCGCGGGGCCAAGACCGTGCTCATTACGGCTGAGAAAAAGGAGGAATTCAGCGAATTTTGCAACGAGGTCGTGTGCATGCCCTCGCTGCGGTATTTGAATCAGGGCAACCTGATTTCGCCGCAGTTTCCCATTTTGGTGATGGTCGATATTTTGTATGCACACTATGCAGCGCTGGACAAAGGCAAAAAAGAGCTGCTGCATGACGATACGCTGCGCGCCCTGGATGGCGGCAAGCGGCGGCAGCCGATTTCGGGCGTCAAATGA
- a CDS encoding sodium:solute symporter: MQGFTTIDLVILIVYLAAVLFAGLHFSKKEMKGKEYFKSDGTVPWWVTSVSIFATLLSPISFLSLAGNSFAGTWIMWFAQLGMLLAIPLTIKFFLPIYSKLDIDTAYHYLELRFGSRGLRVLGAVMFIIYQIGRMSIIMYLPCMVLGNLTGISVNLLIIIMGVIAIIYSYTGGLKSVLWTDFIQGSVLLIGVTAALVFLIAHINGGFGEVMTALTEGHKFLAPDQPIFNINLLKDSVFLMIVGAGFNTMGSYVSSQDIVQRFTTTTDTRKLNKMMLTNGALSIFIATVFYLIGTGLYVFYQQNALPPAAAQDQIFASYIAFELPVGVTGLLLAAIYAASQSTLSTGLNSVAASWTMDIQARLSRKEISMEKQTKIGQYVSLIVGIFSIVVAIVLANGGVKSAYEWFNGFMGLVLGILIGTFILGAFTKCANTFGATLAFIAASAVMIGIKYFVPATSVSIWSYSIISIVVSLVVGIPASLIWRKVKGDNTAPAPNTTIYHE, translated from the coding sequence ATGCAAGGATTTACGACCATCGACCTGGTGATCCTGATCGTCTATTTGGCGGCGGTCCTGTTTGCCGGTCTGCATTTTTCCAAAAAGGAAATGAAGGGCAAGGAGTATTTTAAGAGCGATGGCACGGTGCCGTGGTGGGTCACCTCGGTATCTATCTTCGCAACGCTGCTCAGTCCGATTTCCTTTTTGTCGCTGGCTGGCAACTCGTTTGCCGGGACCTGGATCATGTGGTTTGCCCAGCTCGGTATGCTGCTGGCCATCCCGCTGACCATCAAGTTCTTCCTGCCGATTTACAGCAAGCTGGATATTGACACCGCATATCATTATCTGGAACTGCGTTTTGGCAGCCGTGGCCTGCGCGTTTTGGGCGCAGTTATGTTCATCATCTACCAGATCGGCCGTATGTCGATCATCATGTATCTGCCCTGCATGGTGCTGGGCAACCTAACCGGTATCAGCGTCAATCTGCTGATTATCATCATGGGCGTCATCGCCATCATCTACTCGTACACCGGCGGCCTGAAATCGGTCCTGTGGACCGACTTTATCCAGGGTTCGGTGCTGCTCATCGGCGTTACCGCTGCGCTGGTCTTCCTGATCGCCCACATCAACGGCGGTTTCGGCGAAGTTATGACCGCACTGACCGAAGGCCACAAGTTCTTGGCTCCGGACCAGCCGATCTTTAACATCAACCTGCTCAAGGACAGCGTATTCCTGATGATCGTTGGCGCAGGCTTCAACACCATGGGTTCGTATGTATCCAGCCAGGACATCGTACAGCGTTTCACCACCACGACCGATACGCGCAAGCTCAACAAGATGATGCTCACCAACGGTGCGCTGTCCATCTTCATCGCTACGGTATTCTACCTGATCGGTACGGGTCTGTATGTCTTCTACCAGCAGAATGCTCTGCCCCCGGCTGCGGCACAGGACCAGATCTTTGCATCGTACATCGCATTCGAACTGCCGGTTGGCGTGACCGGCCTGCTACTCGCAGCGATTTATGCCGCTTCCCAGTCCACCCTGTCTACGGGCCTGAACTCGGTTGCTGCCAGCTGGACCATGGACATCCAGGCACGTCTGAGCCGCAAGGAAATCAGCATGGAAAAGCAGACCAAGATCGGCCAGTATGTTTCGCTGATCGTCGGCATCTTCTCGATCGTGGTTGCCATCGTGCTGGCAAACGGCGGCGTCAAGAGTGCATATGAATGGTTCAACGGCTTTATGGGTCTGGTGCTCGGTATCCTGATCGGTACCTTTATCCTGGGCGCTTTCACCAAGTGCGCCAACACCTTTGGTGCGACCCTGGCCTTCATCGCTGCTTCGGCTGTGATGATCGGCATCAAGTATTTCGTACCGGCAACGTCGGTTTCCATCTGGTCGTACTCGATCATTTCCATCGTGGTTTCGCTGGTTGTCGGCATCCCGGCCAGCCTGATCTGGCGCAAGGTCAAGGGCGACAACACCGCGCCGGCCCCGAACACCACCATTTATCACGAGTAA
- a CDS encoding ROK family protein, translated as MKKYISIDIGGTAIKYGIIGEDATVFSRDETPTRAEQGGPAILQRVIDLTEALLQTTPASGICISTAGMVDPVRGEIFYAAPLIPNYAGTCFKQVLETKFGLPCEVENDVNCAGLAEYRSGAAQGSRSMVMLTIGTGIGGCAVLDGHILHGAGNSACEIGYLRMRGSDFQTLGAASVLSARVAERKGDPAEAWDGRRIFAGAQAGDAVCQEEIDNMVDVLGEGIANLCYVLDPEIVVLGGGIMAQEAYLRGRLETAIRRYLIDSIASHVRLAFAAHRNDAGMLGAFYHFISRHPV; from the coding sequence ATGAAAAAATACATCAGCATTGACATTGGAGGCACGGCCATCAAATATGGCATCATCGGGGAAGATGCCACGGTGTTCAGCCGGGACGAGACCCCGACCCGGGCAGAACAAGGCGGTCCGGCCATTTTGCAGCGGGTGATCGACCTGACCGAAGCGCTGCTGCAAACCACCCCGGCCAGCGGCATCTGCATTTCGACGGCAGGCATGGTGGACCCGGTGCGCGGGGAGATTTTTTATGCCGCGCCGCTCATCCCGAACTATGCCGGGACCTGCTTTAAACAGGTGCTGGAAACCAAGTTCGGGCTGCCCTGTGAGGTGGAAAACGATGTCAACTGTGCCGGTCTGGCCGAATACCGTTCGGGCGCAGCCCAGGGAAGCCGCTCGATGGTCATGCTGACCATTGGCACCGGCATTGGCGGCTGTGCGGTGCTGGATGGGCACATCCTGCATGGCGCGGGCAACAGCGCCTGTGAAATCGGCTATCTGCGCATGCGCGGTAGCGACTTTCAGACGCTCGGGGCCGCTTCGGTGTTGAGCGCACGGGTGGCCGAACGCAAGGGCGACCCGGCAGAGGCCTGGGATGGCCGCCGCATTTTTGCGGGGGCGCAGGCCGGGGATGCGGTCTGCCAGGAGGAAATCGACAATATGGTCGATGTGCTGGGCGAAGGCATTGCCAACCTGTGCTATGTGCTCGACCCCGAGATCGTCGTGCTCGGCGGTGGCATCATGGCGCAGGAAGCTTATCTGCGCGGCCGCCTGGAAACCGCCATCCGGCGGTATCTGATTGACAGCATTGCCTCGCATGTGCGGCTGGCTTTTGCCGCCCACCGCAACGATGCAGGCATGCTGGGCGCGTTCTATCATTTTATCAGCCGCCACCCGGTATAA
- a CDS encoding PTS sugar transporter subunit IIA yields the protein MLEQAFCNRIAVVDRAADWKDAIRLSVEPLIADGLAEPRYLDGIYQNIAKNGDYIIIAPGLAIPHARPETGAKGTGFSMIKLNQPVQFSSGEEVGLLVALVAADADAHLDMLSELTDLFVDDSVMEHIHQAKTTKELQEILQ from the coding sequence ATGTTAGAACAAGCATTTTGCAACCGTATTGCTGTCGTTGATCGAGCCGCTGATTGGAAGGATGCTATCCGCCTGTCGGTGGAACCCCTGATCGCAGATGGGCTGGCCGAGCCGCGCTATCTGGACGGCATTTACCAAAACATTGCGAAGAACGGCGATTACATCATCATTGCGCCCGGTCTGGCCATCCCCCATGCACGCCCGGAAACCGGGGCAAAGGGCACCGGATTTTCTATGATTAAGCTCAATCAGCCGGTGCAGTTTTCCAGCGGGGAAGAAGTTGGGCTGCTGGTAGCGCTGGTGGCGGCGGATGCCGATGCGCATCTGGATATGTTATCGGAACTGACCGATTTGTTTGTGGACGATAGCGTGATGGAACACATTCACCAAGCAAAAACCACCAAAGAATTGCAGGAGATCTTGCAATGA
- a CDS encoding N-acetylmannosamine-6-phosphate 2-epimerase: MKETIEQLKGKLIVSCQALPHEPLHSSFIMGRMAKAALEGGAAGIRANTPEDIREIQTQVNLPVIGIIKRDYDDSAVYITPTLREVDELMAVHPDIIALDATCRLRPGGVTLDDFFKTIKEKYPDQLWMADCSTVEEALHADALGFDFIGTTMVGYTEESQGMHIEADDFAILRRIVEKAVHPVIAEGNINTPEKARRVIELGAFSVVVGSIITRPQVITKMFTQALEQH; encoded by the coding sequence ATGAAAGAAACCATCGAGCAACTGAAAGGCAAACTGATCGTATCCTGTCAGGCATTGCCGCACGAACCTCTGCATTCTTCTTTTATTATGGGACGAATGGCAAAAGCAGCTTTGGAAGGCGGTGCAGCTGGCATCCGCGCCAATACTCCGGAAGACATTCGCGAGATTCAAACGCAAGTTAATCTGCCGGTCATTGGTATCATCAAGCGCGATTATGATGACAGCGCGGTCTACATCACCCCGACTCTGCGGGAGGTTGACGAACTGATGGCCGTTCATCCGGATATCATCGCTTTGGATGCAACCTGCCGGCTGCGGCCGGGCGGCGTGACACTGGATGACTTTTTCAAAACCATCAAGGAAAAGTATCCCGATCAGCTTTGGATGGCCGATTGTTCGACCGTCGAAGAAGCGCTGCATGCCGATGCACTCGGTTTTGACTTTATCGGTACCACGATGGTCGGTTACACCGAAGAAAGCCAGGGCATGCACATCGAAGCCGATGATTTTGCTATTTTGCGCCGCATTGTAGAGAAAGCAGTGCATCCGGTCATTGCCGAAGGCAACATCAACACACCGGAAAAAGCCCGGAGAGTGATCGAGCTGGGCGCGTTCAGCGTCGTCGTAGGCTCTATCATTACCCGTCCCCAGGTCATCACCAAAATGTTCACACAGGCACTCGAACAGCATTGA
- a CDS encoding dihydrodipicolinate synthase family protein, whose protein sequence is MRNLDKYKGVIPAFYACYDHKGDINPEGVQALTEYFIRKGVKGVYVNGSSGECIYQSVEDRKIVLENVMKVAKGKLTVIAHVACNSTRDSVELARHAESLGVDAIAAIPPIYFRLPEYAIAQYWNDISAAAPNTDFVIYNIPQLAGVALTMNLFAEMRKNPRVIGVKNSSMPVQDIQMFKQAGGADYIIFNGPDEQFISGRVIGAEGAIGGTYGVMPDLFLKMDELVKAGRMEEACEIQYAVNEVIYKMCSARGNMYGVIKAILKRNEGLDLGSVREPLFPLVESDAAIVEEAAKMIEAARAKYLA, encoded by the coding sequence ATGAGAAATCTGGACAAGTACAAGGGCGTTATTCCTGCATTTTACGCATGTTATGATCACAAGGGCGACATCAATCCGGAAGGCGTACAGGCGCTGACCGAATACTTCATCCGCAAGGGCGTCAAGGGTGTGTATGTCAACGGTTCGTCGGGTGAATGCATTTACCAGAGCGTCGAGGACCGCAAGATCGTTCTGGAAAATGTGATGAAGGTCGCCAAGGGCAAGCTGACCGTCATTGCACACGTGGCTTGCAACAGCACCCGCGACAGCGTAGAGCTGGCACGCCATGCCGAAAGCCTGGGCGTAGATGCGATCGCTGCCATCCCGCCGATCTACTTCCGTCTGCCGGAATATGCGATTGCGCAGTATTGGAACGACATCAGCGCAGCGGCTCCCAACACCGATTTTGTCATCTATAACATCCCGCAGCTGGCCGGTGTAGCGCTGACCATGAACCTGTTTGCCGAAATGCGCAAGAATCCGCGCGTGATTGGCGTCAAGAACTCCTCCATGCCGGTGCAGGACATTCAGATGTTCAAGCAGGCCGGCGGCGCAGATTACATCATCTTCAACGGTCCGGACGAGCAGTTCATCAGCGGCCGTGTGATTGGTGCCGAAGGCGCGATCGGCGGCACTTATGGCGTCATGCCCGACCTGTTCCTCAAGATGGACGAACTGGTCAAGGCTGGCCGCATGGAAGAAGCATGCGAAATCCAGTATGCCGTCAACGAAGTGATCTATAAGATGTGCTCGGCACGCGGCAACATGTATGGCGTCATCAAGGCGATTTTGAAGCGCAACGAAGGCCTGGATCTGGGCAGCGTGCGCGAACCGCTGTTCCCGCTGGTGGAAAGCGATGCAGCCATTGTGGAAGAAGCGGCCAAGATGATCGAAGCCGCCCGCGCAAAATACCTGGCATAA
- a CDS encoding zinc-binding dehydrogenase, with protein MKTRAAVLAGKQDIYIREFELPPIGEEELLVKVISNSVCLSTYKAALQGPEHKRVPPDIAEHPAITGHEFCGIIEQVGSALTGRFRKGEKFVLQPAMGLESGYSAGYSYETFGGNATYCIIPKIAIDLNCVLPYEGSYYANASLAEPMSCIIGTYHAMYHTTQYVYEHRMGIRPGGKLALLGCGGPMGIGAINYAVHGPIQPGLVVVVDMDEARLSRAAALIPPEQAAAQGIQLVYLNTRDIDGVAALQELAGGKGYDDVFVFAPVGPLVEMGDAILGNDGCLNFFAGPTDHQFKVPFNFYNVHYEGTHIVGTSGGSPEDMLESLRLSQEGKINPSFMVTHIGGLDAAPDTILNLPKIPGGKKVIYPHLDLPLTAIDDFAERGKTDPRFARLDEICRKHRGIWCEEAEQYLLKHFQKTEE; from the coding sequence ATGAAAACCAGAGCTGCGGTCTTAGCGGGCAAACAAGACATTTACATCCGAGAATTTGAGCTGCCGCCCATCGGGGAAGAGGAATTGCTGGTCAAGGTCATCTCCAACAGCGTTTGCCTTTCCACGTATAAAGCGGCGTTACAAGGTCCTGAACACAAACGGGTGCCGCCCGATATTGCCGAGCATCCGGCCATCACTGGCCATGAGTTTTGCGGCATCATCGAACAGGTCGGCAGTGCGTTGACCGGTCGCTTCCGCAAGGGCGAAAAGTTCGTGCTCCAACCCGCTATGGGTCTGGAATCCGGCTATTCGGCTGGGTACAGCTATGAAACCTTTGGCGGCAATGCGACCTACTGCATCATTCCCAAAATTGCCATTGACCTTAACTGTGTGCTGCCGTATGAGGGGTCGTATTATGCCAATGCGTCCCTGGCCGAGCCGATGAGCTGTATCATCGGGACCTATCACGCCATGTACCACACCACCCAGTACGTCTATGAGCACCGCATGGGTATCCGTCCGGGCGGCAAGCTGGCACTGCTGGGCTGCGGTGGCCCGATGGGGATTGGAGCGATCAATTACGCTGTGCACGGCCCCATTCAGCCGGGTCTCGTGGTAGTTGTAGACATGGATGAAGCACGCCTGTCCCGCGCTGCGGCGCTGATCCCCCCGGAACAGGCCGCTGCGCAGGGCATTCAGCTGGTGTACCTCAATACACGCGATATCGACGGCGTGGCCGCTTTGCAGGAACTGGCCGGTGGGAAAGGCTATGACGATGTTTTTGTCTTTGCACCGGTTGGCCCGCTGGTTGAAATGGGCGATGCGATCCTGGGCAATGACGGATGTCTGAACTTCTTTGCTGGCCCGACCGATCATCAATTTAAGGTGCCGTTCAATTTCTACAATGTGCATTATGAAGGCACACATATTGTGGGCACATCGGGCGGTTCGCCTGAGGATATGCTGGAATCGCTGCGTCTGTCGCAGGAGGGTAAGATCAATCCTTCGTTTATGGTCACGCACATTGGCGGCCTGGACGCGGCGCCCGATACCATCCTGAACCTACCCAAAATCCCGGGCGGTAAGAAAGTCATTTATCCCCACCTCGATCTGCCGTTGACGGCAATCGATGACTTTGCCGAGCGGGGCAAGACCGATCCGCGCTTTGCGCGCTTGGATGAGATTTGTCGCAAGCATCGTGGCATTTGGTGTGAAGAAGCTGAGCAATATTTGCTGAAACATTTTCAAAAAACAGAAGAATAA
- a CDS encoding BglG family transcription antiterminator yields the protein MQLDPRTSQILFILLEAKHPISVDQIATQLSISRRTLYRELKNMTPVLEAWHLKMETIAGQGISLIGADADREGLLTQIQQSDAFDPRNRKARQTLLAALLLRQTSPSKILAFASALQVSESTISNDLQDLEAWFDPHHLEICKRPGYGIDLAGEEKDFRLACLHLAQELRENDFIHAVQVDFIVTTFPLDLSEKKVLRVHPILTDADMAQIHQYISFYALQPDEPDSGEDVQHLTDSIHHLSTISRDASILLHRFAVHHVPSSTGFCGLTRFFGQQFGQTPEQQQQIDQDIFKREQVFTQIIPQYRLAFLHARTTGAREPGFQIAYPEGDVFTDPYMQDCTVAIGMVVPVEAERSEVIGAVSDMLFSRDDLLDAILQRREDEIPRIFQKLMKEYLKSHIQTIFE from the coding sequence ATGCAGCTTGACCCACGTACCAGTCAGATTTTATTTATTTTATTAGAAGCCAAGCATCCCATCAGTGTGGATCAGATTGCCACGCAGTTGTCCATCAGCCGGCGTACACTGTATCGGGAACTGAAAAACATGACCCCGGTTTTGGAAGCGTGGCATCTGAAAATGGAAACCATCGCCGGGCAGGGGATCAGTCTGATCGGAGCGGATGCTGACCGGGAAGGACTGCTTACCCAGATTCAGCAATCGGATGCCTTTGATCCCCGCAATCGAAAGGCACGGCAGACTTTGCTGGCTGCGTTGCTGCTGCGGCAAACCAGTCCCAGCAAGATCTTGGCTTTTGCTTCTGCCTTACAGGTCAGTGAATCTACGATCAGCAATGATCTACAAGACTTGGAAGCTTGGTTCGATCCACATCACTTGGAAATCTGTAAACGTCCGGGGTATGGCATTGATCTGGCGGGAGAAGAAAAGGATTTTCGTCTGGCTTGCCTGCATCTGGCGCAGGAGCTTCGAGAGAATGACTTTATCCATGCCGTACAGGTCGATTTTATTGTGACGACCTTCCCGCTGGATCTGTCCGAAAAAAAGGTCTTACGGGTGCATCCCATTTTGACCGATGCCGATATGGCGCAGATTCATCAATATATTTCGTTTTATGCACTGCAACCGGACGAGCCGGATAGCGGTGAGGATGTACAGCACCTAACGGATTCCATCCATCATCTGTCCACCATCAGCCGGGATGCAAGTATTTTGCTCCATCGGTTTGCTGTGCATCATGTGCCATCTAGTACCGGCTTTTGCGGATTGACGAGGTTCTTTGGCCAGCAATTTGGCCAGACACCTGAACAACAGCAACAGATCGATCAGGATATCTTCAAGCGGGAACAAGTCTTTACCCAGATCATCCCGCAATATCGCTTGGCCTTCCTGCATGCTCGCACGACCGGCGCCCGGGAACCGGGTTTTCAGATCGCCTATCCCGAGGGGGATGTCTTCACCGACCCGTATATGCAGGATTGTACGGTGGCAATCGGTATGGTGGTACCGGTGGAAGCCGAACGCAGTGAGGTCATTGGCGCTGTGAGCGATATGCTGTTTTCCCGTGATGATTTGCTGGACGCCATTTTACAGCGCCGGGAAGATGAAATTCCGCGCATCTTCCAGAAGCTTATGAAAGAGTATTTAAAAAGCCATATACAAACAATTTTTGAATAG